CGACGCACTCCTGGATAGAAATGTCGATCCACTGTCCAGTGCCCGTCATAGCCCGATGGTACATTCCAATCAGGGCCGCAGACGCAGCATCGGTGCCCGCCTTGAACTGGGCCTGGTTGAAGCCGTGCTTAAGCGGTTCCCGGTCGTTGTCGCCGAATATGTACTGGATACCGCTGAGGGCGTACTCTACGATGTCGGTCGCTTCGTAGTCCCTGTATGGCCCAGTCTGTCCGAAGTTCGAAATAGAGACCATTACCAGTGACGGGTTTGTCTCTCGAAGTGTCTCATAGGTGATTCCGAGGGCGGGCAGGGTCTTCGGACGGAAATTCTCCACAATCAAGTCCGACTCGTCAGCTAGTCGCCGAAGTAGCCGCCGTCCGGTTACGGATTTGAGATCGAGCGTAATTGAACGCTTGTTGGTGTTCAGGTAGAGGAACGTGAGGCTCTTGTCAGGGCGAGGATCATCACCAGCAAACGGCGGCATAGCCCGGGCTGGGTCGCCAGAGCCTGGGCGTTCAATCTTCGTGACACTCGCGCCGAAATCTGCAAGCAGCTTCGTGCAGTATGGACCTGCGATGTGATGGGTCAGGTCCAGGACCTTGATTCCCTCGAGGGCTCTAGCCAATGGCTGCTCCGACTCAATGTGATTTGGATTCCGCAGTTTCGAATTATACAGCGTCATTCTCTGGCAACAAGGTTCCCCCGCCTAGGTGCAAGTACGTTTGCCGATAAAAAATGGCACACGTATAATCGGGCTGCTTCAGCAAGCAACAGTCCCACATTGCAAAAGGAGAAGATATGGGAGCACAGGTAATCGTTTATGGACCGAGCGACGCTCTGGTGGCCGACTTCCAGAGAGTCGCCCCAGAAGGCGTCGAAGTAGGATGGGTTGATTCCAATCTTTCGCTCGACGAGCAGGCTGAACTGCTTCAAGATGCCCAGGTGGCAATCGTTGGGGGAGCTCCGGTGACGGTTGAAGTCGCCAGCCGAGCGCCGAACCTCAAGCTTGTCCAGACAGTCAGTGCCGGGACTGACACCCTGGACAAGACTGCTCTGGGTGAGATGGGCATCCGTGTCTCCAACAACGGTGGTGGAAACGCGGTCGCGGTCGCCGAGCACACAATCGCGCTGCTCGTCAACACGATTCGGAAGATGCAGCTTCAGTTCAACGCAGTAAAGGCAGGGGAGTGGGCTGGCGACATCCGGCAGGCCTGGTTTTCCCAGGCCAATGAAATCGAGGGAAAGACCGTAGGAATCGTAGGGCTGGGCAGAATCGGTTCACGCGTGGCGCGCAGACTGCAGGGATGGGACTGCGACATCATCTACTCTGATGTCGTGGATCCAGAGCCGGGCATCGAGGAAGAACTCAACCTGAGGCGGGTGTCGCTGGACGAATTGCTTCAGGAGTCGGACATCATCACGTTGCATGTGCCGCTGGGCCGTCCGACGTTCCACATGATCAGCGATCGGGAATTCGACCTCATGAAGCCAACTGTTGTATTCATAAACGCCTGTCGCGGTCCGGTCGTTGACGAGGCAGCCCTGATTCGCGCGCTTGAATCCGGAAAGATCGCACAAGCCGGTCTGGACGTGCTGGAAGAGGAGCCGACACCCGTCGACAACCCTCTGCTCAAGATGGACAACGTTCTGGTTACGCCCCACCTTGCGTCATTTACGCAGGAGTCAGGCGAAAAGAGCCGGACGTTTGCCGTGTATAACGCGGCTAGAATCCTGCGAGGAGAAGATCCTGAGTCAGTGGTTCTGCCCGACTAGCAGTCTCTTTGAGCTAACAGAGTGGGTGGGCAGCTTCCCATTGCCCACTCCGGACCCTAGCTTCTAGGAGCTGGGACTCTCTCCCTGCTCACGCCGACTCTCTCGAGAACATCCAGAGGCGCTGAGTCAAGCAAAGCCACAGCATCTTCCAGATCAAGCCCTGAACCTCGCGCAACTTTCATGGCGAAGTCGCGGCTCAGGAGATCTTCCGGCGCGTGAGCGTCGGAGTCCAGCACCAGCCTGGCACCGGCGGCACGGGCAGTCTTAACGACGTGACCGTTCGCCATACCGTGACCTTTTCGGCCGGATACCTCCAGGAATACGCCATTTGCCGCTGCTATCCGGGCCTCTTCAAGCGTAATCAGGCCTGGGTGTGCGAGGATATCAACCTCGCCACTTGAGACGGAGGCAAGGTTGGTGCCTTCGACGACGGGTTCTGTGATTGTCTCACCGTGGACGTTAATCATCACCGCGCCTAGACGTCTGCACTCGCGAGCAAGCCTGTCAATGTCTTCGCTTGGGGTGTGGGTTATCTCAACCCCGGGCATAGCTAGAATGTCCCAGCGGGAGTTGGCCATTTCACAGTCGGCGATCAGTGTCTTGAGGATGAACTCCATGTTCCCCGGACCAACGTGGTCCGTGATTGCCATCGCCCGATAGCCGGCATGAATCGCGCGCCTTATCAACTCAACAGGGGAAAGCACGCCATCGCTTAGGAAAGTGTGAGTGTGGAAGTCGAACATAGTCTGGTGGGTTCTCGTTTTTAGTCTTGCTGAAGCGTCCCGGCGAGTTCGCGCATCTTCGGTCCGGTCTTGCCCATGTAGAACGGGGGCGGAATCGGAGGATGGGTAACTTTCAGGCAGACGAAGATGGGACCCTTTTGCTCGAGAATCAGGGGCAGTTCGCTGGCAAGGTCTTCCAGGTCGCTGAACTCATACGTGCGTTCGAAACCAGCATCTCGGGCCATGGCGGCAAAGTCTAACTTTCCGGAGCCCGGAATCGGCTGACCGCCGGTGGTGAAGTACATCCCGTCCTCAAAGACGAAGTGAACCAGGTTGTCTGGAGCAGTTTCGGCGATCGTGACCAGGGCGCCAAGATTCATCAGAAGCCCACCATCACCATCGAGGCAGAGCACCTTCTTGTCTGGCTGCGCTAGTGCTATCCCGAGCGCGACTGATGAAGCCTTTCCCATGGCGCCAAAGATTGGGAGATCAAGGTCAGGCTTCTCGGTGACCGCCTCCCAGTACCGGTTGGGAGTCATGGTTCCAACGACAACAGCGTCGCCCCTCACATCGTTTATTGCCTTCGCCGCGTCATTGGAGGAGATCATATTAACGTTGCTCCTTGGATTTCGACTCTGGTTGGCAATTTTAGCCAGCGGGCCCGACCGAAACAACTGCCAACCTCAGTTAACCTCCCCCCGATACTGGAACTCTTCCGGCAGCTGGGCAGTAATCTTCAGTGCCAGAAGGGTTCGCTGAGCGGCGAATCTTGCCAAGTCTTCTACGGTCTGGTGCCGAAAGTAGAATGCCGGCTCAGGAGGGATAATCGCGGCTCCAAGTGAAGCCAGTTTTGTCAGGTTTTCGAGGTGGATCACGCTGAGCGGTGACTCTCTTGGAACGACGACAAGTGGTCTGCGCTCCTTGATGGTCACATCTGCTGCTCGCCGAATGAGATTGTCTGAAGACCCATAGGCGACTGCTGAAACAGTTGCCATGCTGCACGGCACGATCGTCATCCCTTGGACGGGAAATGTGCCACTTGCGATTGGAGCAGCCATCTCCTGGGGACCGTAGTAGTCGAACGACCCGGAGTCTGACCATCGCTCAAGAGCCGCACCGAACGACTCGTCCATCTCCTGTTTCCACACCATCCTTGCCGTACCTGTGGCAGACGCGATCACAGGTACACCTTCCGACAAGAGGGCATCGATAGTGTGCAGAGCCAGGATTGCACCGCTGGCGCCGGTCATCCCTACCACTACCGGCGGAGGACGGACATCCTGGGGGATACGGTGACCAGAATTCATCCTATGTACACAGCCCACACAGTGCCGACAAGCATCGTCGTCGAGACATATGCATTGATCCGCCCGAAGGCAACGCCGAGTCGGGACAGGTTGGACGGCGATACGAGGATGTACTTGTAAACAAGAAAGCCAGACGCGGCCACGCACGACAGGAAGTACGGCCACGAGAGCCCCATCCAGATTCCCAGTCCAACCAGACACAGGACGGCACAGACATCGAGCGTGCGCGCAATGAGGAACGCCCTGGGTACACCGAAGCGGGATGCAATTGAGTGAAGCCCATTCTGTCGATGGAATTCGACATCCTGAGTGTGGTAGATGATGTCAAAACTCCCGGCCCATAGTGCGACTGAAAGTGATATCAGCACAGGTTCCCAGGTCAGGCTGCCGGTCACTCCAATCCAGGCCGCGGACGGCGAGATCGCAAGTGCCCAACCTAGCAGTAGATTGGCCGCCCATGTAAAGCGTTTGGTGTAAGGGTACAGGATGAGATATGCGGCAGCCACAGGCGTCAACATCAGGGCCAGCGTGTTCAGCTGCGAGGCTGCAAATAGAACTACGAAAAGCGAGACCACTGCGAGCGCGGTCATCTCTTTTGCCTTCAGCTGCCCTTGTGGGATGTGACGCATGGACGCCCTCGGATTCAAGGCGTCTATGTGCCTGTCAATAACTCGATTCGCCGACATTCCGACGGTACGGGCGCTGACCATCGCAAGGGTTATCCAGCCGAAGGTTGCCCATCCCGGAAAACCGTCGGCAGCCAGCGTCATGCCGATATAAGCGAATGGCAGGGCGAAGATGCTCTCATGGAACTTGATCGCGTCCAGGTACATTGGCGCCCTGCGCCAGAGGGACGCAGTGGATGCTGCCGTGCTCAGAACCCATACTCCTGCCATCGACTGTCAACCAGACGCTTGATGTCGTCGCTCATTACGATGTCGGGAGGCCAGTCACGGCTCCTTCCCTCACCCGGAAACTTTGCAGTCGCGTCCACTCCGATCTTGCTGCCGAACTTCGGCGTAGGCGTTGCATGGTCCAGATCGTCGAGGGGTCCGTCCGCAAGTACAATGTCGGTTGCCGGATCTATGTTATTGGTGACTCTCCAGGCAACTTCGGACAAGTCCTGCACGTCGACGAAGTGGTCAACTACAACAATAGTCTTCACCAGCATCATCAAGCCAAGTCCCCACAGGGCGTGCATGACTTTGCGGGCGTGACCGGGGTACTCCTTACGAATCGACACGATGACCAGATTGTGGAATATGCCTTCTGCCGGCATGTTGACGTCGGCTATCTCTGGGAGCGCCATCTGCATGGCAGGCAGCATTGTGCGCTCGGCGGCCTTGCCCATGAAAAAGTCTTCAGTTGGGGGCCGACCGACCATAGTCGTGGGGTAGATTGGATCTCGGCGATGCGTCATCGCGGTGACGTGGAATACCGGGTATGGCTCAGGCGGGGAGTAGTATCCCGTGTGGTCCCCGAATGGGCCCTCGTCCCGCGTCTCCCCGGGCACAACGTAGCCCTCCAGGACATATTCGGCGTGCGCCGGCACCTCAAGATCCACTGTTTTGCACTTGACCAATTCAACCGGCTCGCCGCGAATGGCGCCGGAGGCCGCCAGTTCATCCATGTCGGGGGGCAGGGGCATAGAGCCCGTCCACATAGTAGTGGGGTCGGCGCCTAGCGCAACGGCTACTTCCAGTCGTTCTATGCCCTGTTCCTGCGCGCGCCTTTCGTGTCTCGTACCAACCTTGTGTGTCTGCCAGTGCATACCCGTGGTCTTCTTGTCGAACACCTGCATTCGATACGTGCCGACGTTTCTTCGACCTGACTCTGGGTCACGCGTGATCACAAGAGGCAGTGTGATATAAGGTCCTGCGTCGCCGGGCCAGCATGTGATGATCGGCATTTTGTATAGATCGACGTCGTCGCCTGTCAAAACCACTTCCTGGCAGGGAGCACGCCTGACAGTCCGGGGCTGAGTTTTCGCGAGTCCTACGATGTCTCCAAGTGCTCGCAGCCTACCTCCGATACCTGTAGGGGGGGCCTGCGCCATGCTGAGCAAGCTCCTGACGCGGTCCACCAGTTCATCGATGTGGTCCACGCCTAGAGCTAGCGCAACGCGCCTGTGGGTGCCAAAGACATTAATCAGAAGGGGAGTGCTGTGGCCTCGAACGTTAGTAAACAGCAGCGCAGGGCCACCACTCTTTACCATACGGTCGGTAATCTCGGTGACTTCCAACTCGGGATCGACTGCGGCGTCGATTCGCTTCAGCTCACCAGACTGTTCGAGGAGCTCAATGAATCCTCTAAGGTCTTTAAATGCCATTATGAATCGGACCGCTGGTCGGCCATTCTGATCTCGGTCGAAGAGATGTCCTCTCTAAACACCGACTCAGGAATCTCAGTGAACATGTCCGAAAGGTCTGCAGGGACATCGATGTCCCTAAGAGTTCCGAAGCCGTCATCCTTAATCCGACCAGCGACCAGGAACGAGCAACCTATAGATTTCATCTCCATGAAGGCGGATATCATGTTCGACCGGCTACCGTCGTAATACTTAGGGTCGACGAGGCGTACTAGCGTATCATAGCCGATGACGAATACACACCCGGGCAGTAAACGTGCCTTCTCGTAGAATGCCGGCGCTCGGGTAGCGATCACGCTGGCACGACATCTGAACTGATCTATCCGGCTCCTGACTTCAGATGGAGCAAGTTCAGGCTTGTCGACGTTGGTGACTGAGAGTTCGAAGACCACGGGCAGTCCCAACTGGTCAGCGGCCGCTGCAGCCAGCTGATCATGACCACCATGGCGGGGATTGAAAGAGCCAGAGATGATTCCACCCCTGAATGGAACGTCAGCTTTCTGTACGCCTTCAAGGTCGACCAGTACATGCCCAACGTGGCCCCTGGTCAAAGCTTCCAGCGGATCACTGAAATCAGTGCCCTCCGGAACAACGATTTCATCCTGAGTCAAACCCATATCGAGCTGATCGTTGAGACCCAGTGATGACGCTAGTGAGTTAAGAATCAGCCTGCTTACGACCCGGTCCTCCTGCTCTCTCGACCGCAGTCCTTTTACAAACGTTATGGACACGGTCTCCCAGCCAGTTGGTCCATATACGCAGACGTGACATCTGTGGTCGCCACGCTTAGGGCGATTTGTGGCGATAGTGGCGGTGCTGGCAACGCCAAGGACAGGAACATCAGTCTCACGCAGGGCCACGGCTCTTTGGTAAGCCGCTCTTGCGAGCGAAAGCGCCGCTCCGGAAGACACGTACTGGCTTGGCTCCTCACCGAGATAGTCAACAACGGCTGACGAAGCGTATGGGACCTGGATGTCCAGTATCGTGCCTGAGGCGCCTGCCACACTGAGTATGTCGTTAATGGCCTGCGACCCGGCTCCAGCTATCACCAGAGATGCCATGCCCTCAGCGCCATGGATAGACTCAATTAGCTTCTGTGAATCTGGCTCCATAAGTCTCCCTAGTCTGAGATTACTATAAGCCGAGTCGGTAGCAGACGCAATTGACTTTGCCCTGGGCACTTTTGCGTCGGCAGAACAGTCCAGCTTGTCCGGCACTGACGCCCTGCGCTAGTATTCGGGCGGCTTGCCCACGTACTTCTCAGCATGATGAATCCTTGAATCGAACCAAGCGCTTGTATGACGTTCTGATAATCGGTGCCGGACCGGCCGGAAACGTGGCGGCTCTCGAACTCGCCGAGGGCGGCGCACGCACAGCTGTGATCGACTACAGAGAGAGGATAGGGGACAAACTTTGTACGGGGGTGATTGGTCTCGAGTGTGCAAGGAAGTTCCCCGTGTCGAAGGGCCACATTCGACGTCAGGTCGATTCTGCGCTGGTTCACTCCCCGGCAGGTAGATGTTACAGGGTCAAGAAAAATGGGCCGCAGGCACTCATCGTTGACCGAGTTGCGTATGTCAGTGAAGTCGCCTCGAGAGCGACAGCCCAGGGTGTCGAATACTTCATCGGGTGCAGAGCAACTGCGATCGACAGGACCCGAAATGCAGTGCGAGTCTGGACGAGGCGCGGACCAATGGTCGAGTGCTTTGAGAGTCGACTACTGCTGATCGCCACAGGGTTTCGTTCACCCATTACCCGAATGGCCGGGCTATGTGACCTAAACGACCAGGACTTCATCTTCGGTCAGCAGGTTGAGGTTGCAACTAACGGTCAGAAAGACGTGGAAGTTTTCGTTGGCGGGGAAGGGGCTCCGGAATCAATAGGGTGGCTCGTGCCTACAACAAACTCACACGGGCTGATTGGCACTATTTCCCGCCAGAAGCAGGCAGTGTGCCTGGATGCCCTGGTCGCGAAGTTGAGGAACGAGGGAAGGATCGCAGCCAACGTTAACGGGGTCAGTCGTTGGGGTATCCCGGTCAGACCTCTAACCAGGACATACGGACCTCGCACAATGGTGTTGGGGGATGCTGCGGGATTCACGAAACCGACCACAGGCGGCGGGATCTACTACGGTATGATGTCCGGTCGAATAGCGGCTGAGACTGCGTTGGAAGTGCTGGACTTAGGTGGAGACCTCTCGGCCCAATCACTCAAGCAGTACGAGCGCCGATGGAAGCGCGAGTTCGGTCGTGAGATGGATGTCGGTTACTATGCCCGCAGACTGTTCGAGGCGATGAGCAACGAGCAGAAAGAAGAGATCATGAGTGTGTTCCTGTCAGAGGAAGTGCAAGCGGAGGTGATTGCCGCCGATGACTTCTCGTTCGACTGGCACAGTCGAGCGATCCTGGGCACTGTCAGTAATCGCAACATCGCAGGAATGATCGTCGGGCTTGGGCCAACGATAGCGCCACTCCTCACCCGGCTGATAAAGACCGCCACGAGCGGATGACCCTCAGCTATTCTTCGCGGAACAGCTCCGCAAGGATGCCCATTCGAACGTAGAGAGCGTTTTCGGCCTGTCTGTAGAAGGCCAGCCGCGGATCGCTGACGTTGATAACGAAGTCGCCGCTGCGCTGCATGGGATCCATGACCACCGTGTGCGGCTGTAGAGAGTCCATAAAGGCCTGGTCCACAACCAGCCTCCCGCGTCCTCTCGTCCTTAGCAACTCCATGTGAGCCGCCGTTCTCGGGCCATTGAGGTATATCGCGTCAACCTCCGCGAGCGACTCGAGACTGTCACTGCTATGGAACCTGACTCCTCGTTCTGAGCAGTAGGCAACAACGTCCGAGGGAACCTGACCGCTGAACGGCACCGAGACAACCTCTACTCCATCAAAAAGGGCCAGACCCTTCAACAGGGCAGCAACGTTCCGGTTTTCGAGACGCCCTACTATGGCAATTTTGCGACCATCGATCTCGCCAAGCTCTCGGTGGATGGTGTAGAGGTCTGCGAGGGCCTGAGTTGGATGATCATCGGCGCTGCCACCGTTTACCACGTGCATGGCATCCACGGATGCGGCTCGCTCGGTGACATTCGGGTCCCCACTTCGGACCACAACTACGTCCATCTTCAGGCTGGCAAGTATGCTGGTTATGTCATCGACGAACCTGGAGCTGTGGACGGGAAAGAACTGGGATGCATCTTCAGTATGGTATGCCTGACCTCCGAGTAACCCAACGGCCCTCTCGAACGAAGTTCGGGTAAGGAAACTGGGCTCGTAGAACAGGCAGTAGAGGGCCTTGCCCCTCATGGAGTCAGGAACGGAGTCAGGTTCCCTGAGTCGATCGCACAGTGGGAATAGGGTCTCTTCGACCCATTCCCTGGTGAGGTGAGTAGTCTTTGTGAGGTGTCTCAGCTGCGGCATCCTGTCTTATCGGACCTTCGCTTGAGCGTTCGAATTCAAGCTGAGATTGTACATGAGCGACCATAACAGAGGCCATTCGTGGTTTGACACTCGCAGCCCCCAATGCTAGATTTATCGAGGTGATTAGCAGTCCCAAAACAGGACTGCTAAGTATTCATAAAGACGGGAGGCGGGAACTTGCCCAGGTACGACTATCGTTGCACGGCCTGCGGCCACCAGTTCGAGTTAAGGCAGAGCTTTGACTCAGACCCAGTGGCAGACTGTCTCGAGTGCGGGTCGCCATCAAATCGCAAAATCCACGCACCTCCGGTCATCTTCAAGGGCAGCGGTTGGTACGTAACGGACTACGGCAAGGGTCGCGGCAACAACGGGATCAACTCGGAGCGATCGGAGGCGAAGTCGTCTGAAGGCGAGTCATCCGAGAGTGGCAAGTCTGAGAACTCGTCCAAGTCGAATGAGTCCAAGTCCGAAGCTAAGAGTGCATCAACAGCCAGCAACGAATAGCTTATGCGCGCGCTGATTCAGCGTGTTTCGCAGGCATCCGTCACAGTGGACGGGGAGGTCCTGGGTCAGATAGGCCCGGGACTCGTTGTTTTTGTGGGGATCTCTGAAACGGACGGTCAGAGCGAGATTGAGTTTATCGTTTCCAAGACCGTCAACCTTCGAATCTTTGCTGACGATCAGGGACGCTTCAATCACTCTGCCCTGGACGTGGATGCCCAACTACTCGTCGTAAGCCAGTTTACGCTTTACGGCGATACACGCAGGGGGAGAAGGCCAAGCTTCAGCCGCGCCGCTGCTCCAGAGGAGGCCGCTGGTCTCTTCGAGGACTCACTTCTCGCGTTTGGGGAGACCGGCCTGAAAGTGGAGACTGGACGATTTCAGGCGTACATGAACGTGATCATACACAACGATGGCCCAGTCACGATCATGATTGACTCTGACGACCTGAATCGCCCGCGTAGAGCGTAGGGCCAGAGCGGTACTAACACCCGCATTCCGCGAGGCCCATCGCCCTCGCCTTCTCGATAAGAGCCTGCGCTCTCTTCACAACCGGGACGTCGATGACCTTGCCATCCAATGAGGTTGAGCCGCGTCCCATCGCCGCCGCTTCCTCGAATGCTTCAATCTCTCTCTGGGCCTGAGAGATCTCCTCTTCTGATGGAGAATACACGTTGTTGATGATGTCCAGCTGCGCCGGATGTATGGCAAATCGCCCCTTGAAGCCTATCGCTTTGGACATCTCGGTGTTTGCCTTCAGTGCGATGACATCTCGAAAGGAGAAGAAGGGCGTGTCGAGCGCGAGTACGCCCGCTGCACGAGCGGCAACGGCAATCGCACCTCGCGCGTAGGCAAGTTCAGCATCCCCGTCGGTGCGTTTGATCTCCATATCGTTGGTGAAGTCTTCAGCGCCGAGGGCAACAGCCACAATTCTCTCTGAGGCTGTACAGATGTCGTACACCCTGACGATGGCTTCCGCGGACTCGATCCAGGGCACGAGCCGGGTGGCGCCCCGCTCGACCCCAGCGGCATCCTCCGCCCGGTCCAAAAGGCTTAATACTTCCGCCACTATCTCCGGGTTATCCATCTTGCCAACAGATACGCCAAAGATATGTGGGCCAACTACGGCTGAGAGGTCTTCCTCAAGAAGTCCAGTGTCCAGGGAATTGACCCGCGGTATCACAGAAACGCCCGTGGCGGCCAGTTCCGGTACGTACGATGCAGTCACGTTGCGGGCATTGGACTTCTCGTCCCAGGGGACGGAATCTTCCATGTCAGGCACAAAGGCGTCGGGCCTTAGTCCAATAGCGCGGTCGAGCATCCTCGGCGTGTTGCCCGGAACAAACAGCAGGCTTCTCAGAACAATCATATCGCCCCTAGTCCAATTTCATTCAGAACGTATTGCAATGATTTGACGTGACGGCAGCACCCAAGTGCAGAAGTACGCACCGGTCAATAGGCAGTTGACTTGCAGGTCCAGTTACTCTCCGAGGCCGCACCGACTCTATATGTGTGAGGAGATGAACTCGTTCATCCGCTGACGCGCTGACTGTCCCAGTTTGGTCGGATGTGCATCGAATCCATGAGGTCCCCCGGGATAGACGATGAGTTCGCCCTTGTTACCCGCGGCCATCCACCGCTGGTGCATGAACAGAGTGTCATCCAGCAGAGGGTCAAGGGTACCGACTGAGAAGAGGGCAGGGGGAAGGTCGTGAAGATCGGCGTACAGTGGCGAGACATCAGGGTCTTGACGCTTTTCGGCAGGCACGAAGTGATCGTAGAACCAGTCCATGATCGCTGTGCTCAGCACAAATGGTTCGTCGCCCCAACTTCGCTGTGATGGAGTCATGGCGAGATCGTAGACCCCGTAAACGAGATTTGCCGCCCTGAAGCCGGTGTAGCCGTGCCTGTCACGCATTCTCAGCAGTGTCGTTGCCGAGAGGTGACCTCCCGCAGACTCGCCGCCGATTACTATGTTGTCGACACCAAACTCGGACTTGGCGTTCTCAACTACCCATGCGGCAGCAGCCTCGCAGTCGTCTAGTGGCGCCGGATAAGGATGTTCAGGTGCAAGCCTGTAATCCACGCTGATCACCGCCGCTGAACATGTCTGGGCAATCTCCTCGTTTCGCGGGTCCTGCAGGTGCGCCCGCCCTAGTACCCATCCTCCTCCGTGTATGTGCAAGTAGACACCACGGGGATTGTCAGGGACGAACGTCCTGAGGGTTATCGGTCCGTGTGGGCCGGCGATCTCACGCTCCTGGGCCATTTCAGAGACTACCACCGGTCCGGCAGGTCCCCGGCCCTCCTCTCGGGCCGCCCTCGTCTCCTCGACGGGCACGTCCATGGCTGAAGGAGCCTGAGCGAGCAACGCTTTCAGATCGGCGTTGAATGCTGAAGTTTCCGGGTCTATTGCATCTGGTCTGAAAAGTGTGTGATCGACCATGTTTACACTCCTGGTAGGCTGCAGGTTAGGTTATCACAGGGCAGGGGACGACCGGACAGAGCCCCAAGTCGCAGAGTTCGGATATAATAGAACGGTGTCTTAACCGAATCAGGGCGCATGCTTACAGGCGCTGCGAGATGGGGGTGGTGACAGACATGTTCAAGTCAATTGCCAAGATATTCGGCGGCTCCGATGAGAAGGTGATCGCTAAGCTGCAACCCGAGGTCGACAAGATTAACGACCTCGAGGGAGAGTTCGAGCGCCTTACCGACGACGGGCTTAACGAAAAGACGGATGAATTCAGACAGCGCGTCGGCCGAGGGGAGGGCCTGGACTCGCTTCTTCCTGAAGCG
This region of Dehalococcoidia bacterium genomic DNA includes:
- a CDS encoding thiamine pyrophosphate-binding protein, whose amino-acid sequence is MISSNDAAKAINDVRGDAVVVGTMTPNRYWEAVTEKPDLDLPIFGAMGKASSVALGIALAQPDKKVLCLDGDGGLLMNLGALVTIAETAPDNLVHFVFEDGMYFTTGGQPIPGSGKLDFAAMARDAGFERTYEFSDLEDLASELPLILEQKGPIFVCLKVTHPPIPPPFYMGKTGPKMRELAGTLQQD
- a CDS encoding menaquinone biosynthesis decarboxylase — protein: MAFKDLRGFIELLEQSGELKRIDAAVDPELEVTEITDRMVKSGGPALLFTNVRGHSTPLLINVFGTHRRVALALGVDHIDELVDRVRSLLSMAQAPPTGIGGRLRALGDIVGLAKTQPRTVRRAPCQEVVLTGDDVDLYKMPIITCWPGDAGPYITLPLVITRDPESGRRNVGTYRMQVFDKKTTGMHWQTHKVGTRHERRAQEQGIERLEVAVALGADPTTMWTGSMPLPPDMDELAASGAIRGEPVELVKCKTVDLEVPAHAEYVLEGYVVPGETRDEGPFGDHTGYYSPPEPYPVFHVTAMTHRRDPIYPTTMVGRPPTEDFFMGKAAERTMLPAMQMALPEIADVNMPAEGIFHNLVIVSIRKEYPGHARKVMHALWGLGLMMLVKTIVVVDHFVDVQDLSEVAWRVTNNIDPATDIVLADGPLDDLDHATPTPKFGSKIGVDATAKFPGEGRSRDWPPDIVMSDDIKRLVDSRWQEYGF
- a CDS encoding zinc ribbon domain-containing protein, with amino-acid sequence MPRYDYRCTACGHQFELRQSFDSDPVADCLECGSPSNRKIHAPPVIFKGSGWYVTDYGKGRGNNGINSERSEAKSSEGESSESGKSENSSKSNESKSEAKSASTASNE
- a CDS encoding UbiX family flavin prenyltransferase, yielding MTGASGAILALHTIDALLSEGVPVIASATGTARMVWKQEMDESFGAALERWSDSGSFDYYGPQEMAAPIASGTFPVQGMTIVPCSMATVSAVAYGSSDNLIRRAADVTIKERRPLVVVPRESPLSVIHLENLTKLASLGAAIIPPEPAFYFRHQTVEDLARFAAQRTLLALKITAQLPEEFQYRGEVN
- a CDS encoding NAD(P)/FAD-dependent oxidoreductase — its product is MNRTKRLYDVLIIGAGPAGNVAALELAEGGARTAVIDYRERIGDKLCTGVIGLECARKFPVSKGHIRRQVDSALVHSPAGRCYRVKKNGPQALIVDRVAYVSEVASRATAQGVEYFIGCRATAIDRTRNAVRVWTRRGPMVECFESRLLLIATGFRSPITRMAGLCDLNDQDFIFGQQVEVATNGQKDVEVFVGGEGAPESIGWLVPTTNSHGLIGTISRQKQAVCLDALVAKLRNEGRIAANVNGVSRWGIPVRPLTRTYGPRTMVLGDAAGFTKPTTGGGIYYGMMSGRIAAETALEVLDLGGDLSAQSLKQYERRWKREFGREMDVGYYARRLFEAMSNEQKEEIMSVFLSEEVQAEVIAADDFSFDWHSRAILGTVSNRNIAGMIVGLGPTIAPLLTRLIKTATSG
- a CDS encoding CoA transferase codes for the protein MARALEGIKVLDLTHHIAGPYCTKLLADFGASVTKIERPGSGDPARAMPPFAGDDPRPDKSLTFLYLNTNKRSITLDLKSVTGRRLLRRLADESDLIVENFRPKTLPALGITYETLRETNPSLVMVSISNFGQTGPYRDYEATDIVEYALSGIQYIFGDNDREPLKHGFNQAQFKAGTDAASAALIGMYHRAMTGTGQWIDISIQECVATGLRDTTSSFTYTGAIKWRRPSEAGELPRSPVETRDGYIVPIAFGGVDWDATVDFLDSHELADERFSTPEGRLEHATDLDRILRDAFRQYDKEDLFYRANQRRGLIYGMVLDASELYENPQFQHRGYFTEVDHPVAGKAEYPGAPLGMSRTPWSVESPAPTLGQHNVEVYVDELSMSHKDLRQLVASGVV
- the ubiA gene encoding putative 4-hydroxybenzoate polyprenyltransferase; this translates as MYLDAIKFHESIFALPFAYIGMTLAADGFPGWATFGWITLAMVSARTVGMSANRVIDRHIDALNPRASMRHIPQGQLKAKEMTALAVVSLFVVLFAASQLNTLALMLTPVAAAYLILYPYTKRFTWAANLLLGWALAISPSAAWIGVTGSLTWEPVLISLSVALWAGSFDIIYHTQDVEFHRQNGLHSIASRFGVPRAFLIARTLDVCAVLCLVGLGIWMGLSWPYFLSCVAASGFLVYKYILVSPSNLSRLGVAFGRINAYVSTTMLVGTVWAVYIG
- a CDS encoding 2-hydroxyacid dehydrogenase, producing the protein MGAQVIVYGPSDALVADFQRVAPEGVEVGWVDSNLSLDEQAELLQDAQVAIVGGAPVTVEVASRAPNLKLVQTVSAGTDTLDKTALGEMGIRVSNNGGGNAVAVAEHTIALLVNTIRKMQLQFNAVKAGEWAGDIRQAWFSQANEIEGKTVGIVGLGRIGSRVARRLQGWDCDIIYSDVVDPEPGIEEELNLRRVSLDELLQESDIITLHVPLGRPTFHMISDREFDLMKPTVVFINACRGPVVDEAALIRALESGKIAQAGLDVLEEEPTPVDNPLLKMDNVLVTPHLASFTQESGEKSRTFAVYNAARILRGEDPESVVLPD
- a CDS encoding histidinol phosphate phosphatase domain-containing protein encodes the protein MFDFHTHTFLSDGVLSPVELIRRAIHAGYRAMAITDHVGPGNMEFILKTLIADCEMANSRWDILAMPGVEITHTPSEDIDRLARECRRLGAVMINVHGETITEPVVEGTNLASVSSGEVDILAHPGLITLEEARIAAANGVFLEVSGRKGHGMANGHVVKTARAAGARLVLDSDAHAPEDLLSRDFAMKVARGSGLDLEDAVALLDSAPLDVLERVGVSRERVPAPRS